The following are from one region of the Verrucomicrobiaceae bacterium genome:
- a CDS encoding Spy/CpxP family protein refolding chaperone: MKRIVLSLLIVATSAFAGPEQLLQHGLISPEIIQQIKPQLALTQEQETKMTDIIRAAREKGSPLESAAKEQQQALHQMLREAGTTADSASAQLAKSVAAEAAVKDLQLRTLIALRDVLTPEQQKKALALSLSKKVTAKTDLEAAVKAKANKLRAAVDALADKPTEAMAYRGEEIEKMIKEGDWQSADAALDRLIEDSHFAELEKEAPAPDFSQSEPGDTSLESLQSRFEAVKLNAQEIVSLPLLRDLLKAKDAFEEAKAAKDADKVGRILTWVEQRMKAK, from the coding sequence ATGAAACGCATCGTCCTTAGCCTCCTCATCGTCGCCACCAGCGCCTTCGCGGGCCCTGAGCAGCTCCTCCAACACGGCCTTATCAGCCCAGAGATCATCCAGCAGATCAAGCCCCAGCTAGCACTGACGCAGGAGCAAGAAACGAAGATGACAGACATCATCCGTGCAGCCCGCGAAAAGGGGTCGCCGCTGGAATCTGCCGCCAAAGAACAGCAGCAGGCCCTGCATCAAATGCTGCGTGAGGCTGGCACCACGGCAGACAGCGCCAGTGCACAGCTCGCGAAGTCGGTGGCCGCCGAAGCGGCGGTGAAGGACCTGCAACTGCGCACCTTGATCGCTCTGCGTGATGTGCTGACTCCAGAGCAGCAGAAGAAGGCGCTAGCGCTGAGCTTATCGAAGAAAGTCACGGCAAAAACCGATCTGGAAGCCGCCGTGAAGGCCAAGGCAAACAAACTCCGCGCTGCCGTGGATGCACTGGCCGATAAACCGACCGAGGCGATGGCCTACCGGGGCGAAGAGATCGAAAAAATGATCAAAGAGGGCGATTGGCAATCCGCCGATGCAGCGCTGGATCGACTCATCGAGGACTCGCATTTTGCTGAGCTGGAAAAAGAAGCTCCAGCGCCCGACTTTAGCCAATCAGAGCCTGGAGACACCAGCCTGGAGTCGCTCCAGTCGCGGTTCGAGGCGGTGAAGCTCAATGCACAAGAAATCGTGTCACTGCCACTGCTGCGTGATTTGCTCAAAGCGAAGGATGCCTTTGAGGAAGCGAAGGCCGCGAAAGACGCCGATAAAGTCGGCCGCATCCTGACCTGGGTGGAGCAGAGGATGAAGGCGAAGTGA
- a CDS encoding sigma-70 family RNA polymerase sigma factor, translating to MDSELAANLQHLHPDAFGWAVHCCGGDAGRAEDVLQNAYLKLAAEKARFDGRSAFKTWWFGVIRLTAHEELRRARFRESLVGRLLTSFTEETQPPPTRHLELEEQARELRSALAQLPARQAEVLHLSFYQDLSLSEAAQVMRISLGSARTHYERGKARLRELLPRHE from the coding sequence ATGGACTCAGAACTGGCCGCCAACCTCCAACACCTGCACCCGGACGCCTTCGGGTGGGCGGTGCATTGCTGCGGCGGCGATGCAGGCCGCGCAGAGGACGTGCTGCAAAATGCCTATCTGAAACTCGCGGCGGAAAAAGCCCGCTTCGATGGCCGCAGTGCCTTCAAGACCTGGTGGTTCGGTGTGATCCGACTCACCGCGCACGAGGAGCTGCGGCGGGCACGTTTTCGCGAGTCCTTGGTGGGCAGACTGCTCACCAGCTTCACCGAAGAGACGCAGCCGCCGCCCACGCGGCATCTGGAGCTGGAGGAACAGGCCCGCGAGCTTCGCAGCGCATTGGCGCAGTTGCCCGCACGGCAGGCAGAGGTGCTGCATCTCTCTTTTTATCAAGACCTCTCGCTCTCCGAGGCGGCGCAGGTCATGCGCATCAGCCTGGGCAGTGCCCGCACGCATTACGAGCGCGGGAAGGCACGATTACGCGAACTCCTACCACGCCATGAATGA
- a CDS encoding DUF2062 domain-containing protein yields the protein MEAFWHRTRLWFRRSVFQTYRFLKHPRKLRNNAALRWFARHFLDKQVWKPSQHTMAGGVAIGSFITLQLLPIQMPTATILCALFRVNIPIALLLCWISNPVTVPFLAALEYQIGKWFLSLYTNVPTTPFPTHLPESFVDVWIVMKEHAPVMLAGGVILGAACALVGYVITWFSWSLISRADPVKKAAVPPVGS from the coding sequence GTGGAAGCATTCTGGCACAGAACACGGCTATGGTTCCGGCGCTCCGTCTTTCAGACGTATCGCTTTCTGAAGCATCCGCGGAAGCTGCGCAACAATGCTGCGCTGCGCTGGTTCGCACGCCACTTTCTCGATAAGCAGGTGTGGAAGCCCTCACAGCATACCATGGCTGGAGGAGTCGCCATCGGCAGCTTCATCACGCTCCAGCTCCTGCCCATCCAGATGCCCACGGCCACCATCCTGTGCGCCCTCTTCCGCGTGAATATTCCCATCGCGCTCCTGCTCTGCTGGATCAGCAATCCTGTCACCGTGCCCTTCCTCGCTGCGCTGGAGTATCAGATCGGAAAATGGTTTCTCAGCCTCTACACGAATGTGCCCACCACGCCATTCCCCACGCATCTGCCAGAGTCCTTTGTCGATGTCTGGATCGTGATGAAAGAGCATGCACCTGTCATGCTCGCGGGTGGGGTGATTCTCGGTGCCGCCTGTGCCCTGGTGGGCTACGTGATCACGTGGTTCTCCTGGAGCCTGATCAGCCGCGCCGATCCTGTGAAAAAGGCCGCAGTGCCCCCCGTGGGCAGTTGA
- the mtnP gene encoding S-methyl-5'-thioadenosine phosphorylase, which produces MSTTTSPHAIGIIGGSGLYDLEGFTNPQELQIDTPFGPPSDKLLCGDFAGRRVVFLPRHGKGHRILPTELNHRANIWALRSLGVRWIIAVTAVGSLQERYQPRDIVLPDQFFDRTSRREHHTFFGRGIVGHVAFGDPISTGLRTLLHTEATALNLTTHNGGTYVCMDGPAFSTRAESNAHRQLGFDVIGMTNLPEAKLAREAEIALATLAMITDYDCWKVEEEPVTADAVVAHLHANVAAAKAVLARVIPRIPTEPDWPEHRALEGAIMTHRSHWPEKTIEELRPLLCRFI; this is translated from the coding sequence ATGTCCACTACCACATCCCCCCACGCCATCGGCATCATCGGTGGCTCCGGTCTATACGACCTCGAAGGCTTCACCAATCCGCAGGAGCTCCAAATCGACACCCCCTTCGGCCCCCCGAGTGACAAGCTCCTCTGCGGAGACTTCGCAGGCCGCCGCGTCGTCTTTTTACCCCGCCACGGCAAAGGCCACCGCATCCTGCCCACCGAGCTCAATCACCGTGCGAACATCTGGGCCCTCCGCAGCCTCGGCGTACGCTGGATCATCGCCGTCACCGCCGTCGGCAGCCTCCAAGAGCGCTATCAGCCGCGTGACATCGTGCTCCCAGACCAGTTTTTTGACCGCACCAGCCGCCGTGAGCACCACACCTTCTTTGGCCGTGGCATCGTCGGTCATGTCGCCTTCGGCGATCCCATCTCCACCGGCCTGCGCACCCTTTTGCACACCGAGGCCACCGCCCTAAACCTCACCACCCATAACGGCGGCACCTACGTCTGCATGGACGGCCCCGCCTTCTCCACGCGGGCAGAGTCCAATGCGCACCGCCAGCTCGGCTTTGACGTCATCGGCATGACCAATCTGCCGGAGGCCAAACTCGCCCGCGAGGCCGAAATCGCCCTCGCCACCCTCGCCATGATCACCGACTACGACTGCTGGAAGGTCGAAGAAGAGCCCGTCACCGCCGACGCCGTCGTCGCCCACCTCCACGCGAACGTCGCCGCTGCCAAGGCCGTCCTCGCCCGCGTCATCCCGCGCATACCCACCGAGCCCGACTGGCCAGAGCACCGCGCCCTCGAAGGCGCCATCATGACCCACCGCTCCCACTGGCCAGAAAAGACCATCGAAGAGCTCCGTCCGCTACTCTGTCGCTTCATTTGA
- a CDS encoding undecaprenyl-diphosphate phosphatase produces MSLHPQKTPRHLPLMPDWLAAILLGVVEGLTEFIPVSSTGHLLIVEDWMARRGIATPLLGDAVRKEAFTIIVQSAAALALVPLFWKKISGMLFHHREPQNRDLLMKLMTAFVITAGAGMVFKKLGLELDEGYVEVAWATLIGGFVIFAVEAWCKRRVMSDQLTWLIVLAFAVGQVIAMVFPGASRSGSTIMLALVLGLARPAATEFSFLLGVPTLLAAGGYEFLKLAKSGALAGTPWGLFALGLAASGVSAFIVVRWLIRFVQGHTFNIFAWYRIALGAALLALAGSLGGS; encoded by the coding sequence ATGAGCCTTCACCCTCAAAAAACGCCCCGTCACCTCCCTCTCATGCCCGACTGGCTTGCTGCCATCCTCCTCGGAGTCGTCGAAGGACTCACCGAGTTCATCCCTGTCTCCTCCACTGGTCACCTCCTCATCGTGGAGGATTGGATGGCGAGGCGCGGCATCGCCACTCCACTCCTCGGTGATGCCGTGAGGAAAGAGGCCTTCACCATCATCGTGCAAAGCGCTGCCGCATTGGCATTGGTGCCTCTTTTTTGGAAAAAAATCAGCGGCATGCTCTTCCACCACCGCGAGCCCCAAAACCGGGATCTCTTGATGAAGCTCATGACGGCCTTCGTCATCACCGCTGGGGCAGGGATGGTCTTTAAGAAGCTGGGACTGGAGCTGGATGAAGGCTACGTCGAGGTCGCCTGGGCCACCCTGATCGGCGGATTCGTGATTTTTGCGGTCGAGGCCTGGTGCAAGCGGCGGGTGATGAGCGATCAGCTCACCTGGCTGATCGTGCTCGCCTTTGCGGTGGGGCAGGTCATCGCCATGGTCTTTCCTGGTGCTTCGCGTTCTGGCTCGACCATCATGCTCGCACTCGTGCTCGGTCTGGCACGGCCTGCGGCCACGGAGTTTTCCTTTCTGTTGGGTGTGCCCACCCTGCTGGCAGCGGGCGGATATGAGTTCCTCAAACTGGCTAAAAGTGGCGCACTCGCAGGCACACCATGGGGGCTCTTTGCCCTGGGGCTAGCGGCCTCTGGCGTGAGTGCCTTCATCGTCGTGCGTTGGCTCATCCGCTTTGTGCAGGGGCATACGTTCAATATCTTTGCTTGGTACCGCATCGCGCTCGGAGCCGCGCTGCTGGCACTAGCGGGCAGCCTGGGAGGGAGCTGA
- the maf gene encoding septum formation protein Maf yields MSRAVWTGDVLVLASASPRRAELLGREGIAHEVVSPQVEEAHDASLTPEELTVENARRKAIAGSLMKPGRLVLGADTLVYVDGEPLAKPADMEEACVMLRRLSGRQHEVCTGVVLARDGAVVDAFHVITHVVFKKLTDDVIRAYHALVSPLDKAGGYGIQSHTDMLLERMEGCFDNVVGLPVRMVVQRLKMLRGLGA; encoded by the coding sequence GTGAGTAGGGCTGTGTGGACTGGTGATGTGCTCGTTCTCGCCTCTGCCTCACCGCGGCGTGCGGAGCTACTGGGGCGTGAAGGCATCGCCCATGAGGTGGTCTCGCCGCAGGTGGAGGAGGCGCATGATGCGAGCCTGACGCCGGAGGAGCTGACGGTGGAAAATGCACGGCGGAAGGCGATTGCGGGCAGTCTGATGAAGCCGGGCCGGCTGGTCCTGGGTGCGGATACGCTGGTGTATGTCGATGGTGAGCCGCTGGCGAAGCCTGCCGATATGGAGGAGGCCTGCGTGATGCTGAGGCGTCTCTCTGGCCGCCAGCATGAAGTGTGCACCGGTGTGGTGCTGGCCCGTGATGGGGCCGTGGTGGATGCGTTTCACGTCATCACGCATGTGGTATTCAAAAAACTCACCGATGATGTCATCCGTGCCTACCACGCTCTGGTGAGTCCTTTGGACAAAGCGGGCGGCTATGGCATCCAGTCGCACACGGACATGCTTTTGGAGCGGATGGAGGGCTGTTTTGACAATGTGGTGGGCCTACCGGTCCGCATGGTGGTGCAGCGGCTGAAAATGCTGCGTGGTCTGGGGGCGTGA
- a CDS encoding pyrimidine/purine nucleoside phosphorylase yields the protein MPAIPTEFTGVTAITKANVYFDGKVVSHSILFPDESKKTLGLIYPGTYHFGTAKAERMEIVAGACAVKLDGAEATTEYTAGQYFDVPANSGFDIRVDSGICEYICSFLD from the coding sequence ATGCCTGCGATCCCCACTGAGTTCACCGGAGTCACCGCCATCACCAAAGCGAATGTCTATTTTGACGGCAAAGTCGTCAGTCACAGCATCCTTTTCCCAGATGAAAGCAAAAAGACCCTGGGACTCATCTATCCAGGCACCTATCATTTCGGCACCGCCAAAGCAGAGCGCATGGAAATCGTCGCAGGTGCCTGCGCGGTAAAGCTCGACGGAGCAGAGGCGACGACAGAGTACACCGCCGGCCAGTATTTTGATGTGCCCGCCAATAGCGGCTTCGATATCCGCGTGGACTCTGGCATCTGTGAGTACATCTGTTCCTTCCTGGATTGA
- a CDS encoding DUF903 domain-containing protein, with amino-acid sequence MITLTRHLPFAVLVLLLGACALPDIQSAPGPHVIRTKDGREIACVGAPVLQEKTGYYRYKKTDHTDGVIHPDQVVSIMKGNS; translated from the coding sequence ATGATTACCCTGACTCGACATCTGCCCTTCGCTGTCCTCGTGCTCCTGCTCGGGGCTTGTGCCCTACCAGACATTCAGTCTGCGCCGGGGCCGCATGTGATCCGTACAAAGGATGGCCGCGAGATCGCCTGTGTGGGAGCACCCGTGTTGCAGGAAAAGACGGGCTACTATCGCTATAAAAAGACGGATCACACGGATGGCGTGATTCATCCCGATCAGGTGGTGTCGATCATGAAGGGGAACTCGTGA
- a CDS encoding DUF3488 domain-containing protein, with protein sequence MKLKTTWHTLTAVLMLVAMWYAAEAQSNGAAYLLGLLAGLIALISVLHARANLSGLRMRVRAVGSAHDGAKARVRVEISNDAARPACGIEVQVVGAQQSVFIDQLGPGQSRLVDLPAPKRASGTALRLLARSAYPLGLFSMERVTETATVRRVHPRPAGKLPLPAMRPFSAQDRAQGTSRAASSAVRGGDDFAGTREFQPGDSPRHIDWRAVARGRPLVVKTWASSASGSVELDWDTVPLPEGERAGQIARWIELCERDAVPYALRLPGAAEIQPGCGDAHARRCLDALADFLLQSQAASEAASGAEGGQRASSARVAAGHETTAELPRGPFWMLAAALVAAMLPLLDFIAAPCLGFALLCMIFRVMSGKKVPSLALRIFIMIAGVVITVMLYSGQSSMEAGMALLVTLAGVKMLESRVPREFQVLALIGWFLCLCILILDNSLPRTLWCLGVFLLICACMVRLRSSAVGMARPLRLTATLFLQAVPLVVLLFMLLPRGVLSLNTLLSSRFGQSGISSELDPGSITQMAMRLDKAFRVEFPGGQIPANELRYWRCLTLTECRGFSWRKHGDYVAKGPPPQPDATDLEQTILLEPHGAHWLPALDVPLLVEEAGGSRLQPLADDTLYAPIQIRGLQRYKAWSRPLQRKPAPLAMNERRLVLQLPAEMPPRVRQLALQFRADANSDLEIVNRGVQHIQQNGFKYTLTPDEYTGPDALEQFLFEGRNGFCEHFAASFATLMRIAGVPSRVVIGFLGGEYSEKTRQMIVRQSDAHAWVEVWLEDTGWTRLDPTAALAPGRVENPLRGYLTSGAGSGAMADMGTWDMMVFETRLFWDRLNFAWQESVVEYDEESQQSWLASLAWLIGGGRWWRPWHLLGISFVLLSIALLLIYRWLSRRAAPADPWARAWLKLCEKLRRAGFPARHPGEGPLHYAQRIRTPQMDITPLAENYATGRYGAAGGDPRHFSSAVRQLRLR encoded by the coding sequence ATGAAACTCAAGACCACCTGGCACACACTCACGGCGGTCTTGATGCTCGTGGCGATGTGGTATGCGGCTGAGGCGCAGTCGAATGGAGCTGCGTATTTGCTGGGATTGCTAGCGGGGCTCATCGCACTCATCAGCGTGCTGCATGCACGGGCAAATCTGAGCGGGCTGCGCATGCGAGTGCGTGCAGTAGGCAGCGCCCATGATGGAGCAAAAGCCCGCGTGCGAGTGGAGATCTCCAACGATGCAGCGCGGCCCGCATGCGGGATCGAGGTGCAGGTGGTGGGTGCACAGCAGAGTGTGTTCATCGATCAGCTCGGTCCTGGACAGTCCAGACTGGTCGATCTGCCGGCTCCGAAGCGGGCATCTGGCACGGCCCTGCGGCTGCTGGCACGCAGTGCGTATCCGCTGGGTCTTTTTAGCATGGAGCGAGTGACCGAGACGGCGACGGTGCGCCGTGTGCATCCACGCCCAGCCGGGAAGCTGCCGCTACCGGCCATGCGGCCCTTTTCAGCGCAGGATCGCGCACAGGGTACATCGCGGGCAGCATCTAGCGCCGTGCGTGGCGGAGATGATTTCGCCGGGACGCGTGAGTTTCAGCCAGGGGACTCGCCGCGGCACATCGACTGGCGTGCGGTGGCGCGAGGCAGGCCGCTGGTGGTCAAAACATGGGCCTCATCAGCGAGTGGATCCGTGGAGCTGGATTGGGACACCGTGCCGCTGCCAGAAGGCGAGCGGGCAGGGCAGATCGCCCGGTGGATCGAGCTCTGCGAGCGTGATGCGGTGCCGTATGCACTGAGATTGCCCGGTGCAGCGGAAATACAGCCCGGATGTGGTGATGCGCATGCACGGCGCTGTCTGGATGCACTGGCTGATTTTCTGCTGCAGAGCCAGGCAGCCTCTGAAGCCGCCTCTGGTGCGGAGGGCGGGCAGCGTGCCTCCAGCGCCCGTGTGGCCGCAGGGCATGAAACCACGGCGGAATTGCCGCGTGGGCCGTTTTGGATGCTCGCAGCCGCTTTGGTAGCGGCGATGCTGCCGCTGTTGGATTTCATCGCGGCACCGTGCCTGGGCTTTGCGCTGCTGTGCATGATCTTTCGTGTCATGTCGGGCAAAAAAGTGCCCTCACTGGCGCTGCGGATCTTCATCATGATCGCAGGTGTGGTGATCACGGTCATGCTCTACTCCGGTCAGAGCAGCATGGAGGCAGGCATGGCACTGCTCGTCACGCTAGCCGGGGTGAAGATGCTGGAGAGCCGCGTGCCGCGTGAGTTTCAGGTGCTCGCATTGATCGGCTGGTTCCTGTGTCTGTGCATCCTGATCCTGGATAACTCACTGCCGCGCACGCTTTGGTGCCTAGGCGTGTTCTTGCTGATCTGTGCGTGCATGGTGAGGCTGCGCAGCAGCGCGGTGGGCATGGCGCGGCCTTTGCGTCTCACCGCGACTCTTTTCCTCCAAGCCGTGCCGCTGGTGGTACTGCTCTTCATGCTGCTGCCGCGTGGCGTGCTCAGTCTCAATACGCTGCTCTCATCACGCTTCGGCCAGTCAGGCATCTCCAGTGAGCTCGATCCTGGCTCCATCACCCAGATGGCCATGCGACTGGACAAAGCCTTCCGCGTGGAGTTCCCCGGCGGACAAATTCCCGCCAATGAACTGCGCTACTGGCGCTGCCTCACGCTGACAGAGTGCCGGGGATTTAGTTGGCGGAAACATGGCGATTACGTAGCCAAAGGACCACCACCACAGCCTGACGCCACCGATCTGGAGCAAACGATCCTGCTGGAGCCACATGGAGCACACTGGCTGCCAGCGCTCGATGTGCCGCTGCTGGTGGAGGAGGCAGGTGGATCACGCCTACAGCCCCTCGCGGACGACACCCTCTACGCACCCATCCAGATCCGTGGGCTCCAGCGCTACAAAGCATGGTCTCGGCCCTTGCAGCGCAAGCCTGCTCCACTGGCGATGAACGAGCGCCGCCTAGTCCTGCAACTCCCTGCGGAAATGCCACCACGCGTGCGGCAGCTCGCACTCCAATTCCGTGCGGACGCGAATTCCGACCTCGAAATCGTCAACCGCGGCGTGCAGCACATTCAGCAGAACGGATTCAAATACACCCTCACGCCGGATGAGTACACAGGGCCAGATGCTTTGGAGCAATTCCTCTTTGAGGGGCGCAACGGCTTCTGTGAGCACTTCGCGGCCAGTTTTGCCACATTGATGCGCATCGCAGGCGTGCCATCGCGTGTCGTCATCGGCTTCCTGGGCGGTGAATACTCGGAAAAGACACGTCAGATGATCGTGCGCCAGAGTGATGCCCATGCATGGGTGGAAGTCTGGCTAGAGGACACTGGCTGGACGCGGCTAGATCCCACTGCCGCACTCGCACCAGGGCGTGTGGAGAACCCGCTGCGCGGCTACCTCACCAGCGGCGCAGGCAGTGGAGCCATGGCAGACATGGGCACTTGGGACATGATGGTCTTTGAAACACGACTCTTCTGGGACAGGCTTAATTTCGCCTGGCAGGAGAGCGTGGTGGAGTATGACGAAGAGTCGCAGCAGAGCTGGCTCGCCTCACTCGCGTGGTTGATCGGAGGTGGGCGCTGGTGGCGGCCCTGGCACCTACTGGGGATCAGTTTTGTCCTTTTGAGCATCGCACTCCTCCTGATCTACCGCTGGCTGAGCCGCCGTGCAGCGCCAGCGGACCCATGGGCCCGCGCATGGTTGAAGCTGTGCGAAAAACTGCGCCGCGCCGGCTTCCCCGCACGCCACCCCGGCGAGGGTCCGCTGCACTACGCCCAGCGTATCCGCACCCCCCAGATGGACATCACACCACTGGCAGAAAACTATGCCACAGGCCGCTACGGAGCCGCTGGTGGTGATCCCCGCCATTTTTCCTCCGCTGTGCGACAACTCCGCCTGCGGTAA
- a CDS encoding azurin: MSAPSHHSEENKGSIWSVLNIIIGAGLSGTALFWVLAFMFKGIASLEPKPKATESAPAPAAAAAAPAAATATPAPAPAPAAPAAATPAPAAAPTAAAAAPAAASAAVVSEITIKPDAADPTGMKYDVKSFKVKAGQQIKLTFENNHPTLPQPHNVCIGKLGSKATIIQVAMSAATMPNAMEKGFIPESPDIIAHTKLLQMGQKETIEFTLPAAGEYPYICTFPGHGLLMNGTITAE, from the coding sequence ATGTCTGCCCCCTCTCACCACTCTGAAGAAAACAAAGGTTCCATCTGGTCTGTGCTGAATATCATCATCGGAGCTGGTTTGTCTGGCACGGCGCTCTTTTGGGTGCTCGCGTTCATGTTCAAAGGCATCGCCAGCCTGGAGCCAAAGCCTAAGGCCACTGAGAGCGCTCCTGCACCTGCTGCCGCCGCTGCTGCGCCTGCTGCCGCCACCGCTACTCCGGCACCAGCTCCTGCCCCAGCCGCACCTGCGGCTGCCACTCCGGCCCCTGCGGCTGCTCCTACTGCTGCGGCTGCCGCTCCAGCTGCCGCGAGTGCTGCCGTCGTCTCAGAAATCACCATCAAGCCAGATGCTGCTGACCCCACGGGCATGAAGTACGACGTGAAGAGCTTCAAGGTCAAAGCTGGGCAGCAGATCAAGCTCACCTTTGAAAACAACCATCCCACGCTGCCGCAGCCGCACAATGTCTGCATCGGCAAGCTGGGTAGCAAGGCCACCATCATCCAGGTCGCCATGTCTGCCGCCACCATGCCGAACGCCATGGAAAAAGGCTTCATCCCCGAGTCGCCAGACATCATCGCCCACACGAAGCTGCTCCAGATGGGCCAAAAAGAGACCATCGAGTTCACATTGCCTGCCGCAGGTGAGTATCCCTACATCTGCACCTTTCCAGGTCACGGCCTGCTCATGAACGGCACCATCACTGCCGAGTAA
- a CDS encoding AAA family ATPase yields the protein MLAKQRIDALVEAVSQVILGKDDTIRLAVACLLARGHLLLEDQPGVGKTILSQSLAQVLGLQFRRVQFTSDLLPADILGASIYEKESGSFRFHKGPVFAQVLLADEINRATPKTQSALLEAMEEGRVTADGGTHALPEPFFVIATQNPSSQTGTYMLPESQLDRFLMRLGLGAPDRDAERALLQGVDRREMLKTLPHTLSAAELHELQAMVRSVHVSEALLDYLQDILAASRAAGRGLSPRAGLALLAAARAWALLSGRPMVLPEDVRAVAVAVMGHRLEHAIDGQSGAETAAALMAEVPVP from the coding sequence GTGCTCGCCAAGCAACGCATCGACGCCCTCGTGGAGGCGGTGTCCCAGGTCATCTTGGGCAAGGATGACACCATCCGCCTCGCGGTCGCCTGTCTGCTCGCACGCGGGCATCTGCTCCTGGAGGATCAGCCCGGCGTGGGGAAGACGATCCTGTCGCAATCCCTGGCGCAAGTGCTGGGGCTGCAATTCCGCCGTGTGCAGTTCACCAGCGATTTGCTGCCCGCAGACATCCTGGGGGCCTCCATTTATGAAAAGGAGTCCGGCAGCTTCCGGTTTCACAAAGGGCCGGTTTTTGCCCAGGTGCTGCTGGCGGATGAAATCAACCGCGCCACACCGAAAACACAGTCCGCGCTGCTGGAGGCGATGGAGGAGGGCCGCGTCACAGCGGATGGCGGCACGCATGCACTGCCAGAGCCCTTTTTTGTCATCGCCACGCAGAATCCTTCTTCACAAACAGGGACCTACATGCTGCCAGAGTCGCAGTTGGACCGCTTTTTGATGCGCTTGGGACTCGGGGCACCCGATCGCGATGCTGAGCGTGCACTGCTGCAAGGCGTGGACCGCCGCGAGATGCTCAAAACCCTGCCGCACACGCTCAGTGCGGCGGAATTGCATGAGCTACAGGCGATGGTGCGCAGCGTGCATGTGAGTGAGGCGCTACTGGATTATTTGCAGGACATCTTGGCCGCGAGTCGTGCTGCTGGACGCGGTTTATCACCGCGAGCGGGACTGGCGCTGCTAGCGGCTGCGCGGGCATGGGCGCTGCTGAGTGGCAGGCCGATGGTGCTGCCAGAGGATGTGCGGGCGGTGGCTGTCGCTGTGATGGGCCACCGGCTAGAGCACGCTATCGACGGTCAAAGCGGTGCTGAGACCGCCGCCGCGCTGATGGCAGAAGTGCCCGTGCCCTAG
- a CDS encoding OsmC family protein, which translates to MAVSITVDYTGGLRCSATHGPSKNTLITDAPVDNHGKGESFSPTDLVATALATCMATVIGIKAEQKGLDVTGMKVSVEKHMSEDSPRRIVRLPLTIELPLPPDHPERKLLEATALGCPVHHSVHADIEKPVTFIWSGR; encoded by the coding sequence ATGGCTGTTTCCATCACCGTCGATTACACAGGTGGCCTGCGCTGCTCTGCCACGCATGGCCCATCGAAGAACACCCTGATCACGGATGCTCCGGTCGATAATCACGGCAAAGGCGAGTCCTTTTCCCCCACCGACCTCGTCGCCACGGCGCTCGCCACCTGCATGGCCACGGTCATCGGCATCAAGGCGGAGCAAAAGGGGCTCGATGTCACCGGTATGAAAGTCAGTGTGGAAAAGCACATGAGTGAGGACTCTCCGCGCCGCATCGTGCGGCTACCACTGACCATCGAGCTGCCGCTGCCCCCAGATCATCCAGAGAGGAAGCTGCTGGAGGCTACCGCCCTCGGCTGCCCGGTGCATCACAGCGTGCACGCAGACATCGAAAAGCCAGTCACCTTCATCTGGAGCGGCCGCTGA